The Hydrogenispora ethanolica genome has a segment encoding these proteins:
- the frr gene encoding ribosome recycling factor, translating into MIKDLLKETENHMKGAIEATKREFQSIRTSRANPNILEKVHVEYYGTPTPLNQLANISVPDARSLVIQPWDKSVLSVIEKAIQKADLGLNPVNDGTVIRLPIPQLTEERRKELVKVIKKEAEEKRVAIRNLRRDTNDKLKALEKDGKITEDENKKALDDVQKLTDRFITEVDKLLDMKEKEIMEV; encoded by the coding sequence TTGATCAAAGATTTACTGAAAGAAACTGAGAATCACATGAAGGGTGCGATTGAGGCTACCAAGCGGGAGTTTCAATCCATTCGCACTTCCCGTGCCAATCCTAATATTCTTGAGAAGGTCCATGTCGAGTACTATGGAACCCCGACGCCCTTGAATCAGTTGGCCAATATTTCAGTGCCGGATGCTCGTTCGTTGGTGATTCAGCCATGGGACAAATCGGTCTTAAGCGTAATCGAAAAAGCCATCCAGAAAGCGGATCTCGGCTTAAATCCCGTGAATGACGGGACTGTCATCCGTTTGCCCATCCCCCAGTTAACGGAGGAGCGCCGCAAGGAACTGGTGAAGGTGATCAAGAAGGAAGCCGAGGAAAAAAGGGTCGCCATTCGCAACTTGCGTCGTGACACCAATGATAAGCTGAAGGCACTGGAGAAAGATGGTAAGATTACGGAAGACGAGAATAAAAAAGCCCTTGATGACGTCCAAAAACTGACGGACCGGTTCATTACCGAGGTTGATAAGCTGTTGGATATGAAAGAAAAGGAGATCATGGAAGTTTAA
- a CDS encoding isoprenyl transferase gives MRLLERFSKKTTVGQEVRNVPQHVAIIMDGNGRWARKRGLPRTAGHRAGMERVRDAIDVCLETKVPYLTLYAFSTENWRRPVEEVSALMDLFSQAFQHEVQGIHQKGVQIRFIGLRDGLSPSMVSAMDKAERLTAGNQLLHLNVALNYGGRAEIVSAITTMVSEIQQSKLSIEKITESEFAKFLFTSGQPDPDLLIKPGGEYRISNFLIWQLAYTELYFSDTYWPDFGRDELLKAFAFFSGRERRFGGIRGGGSER, from the coding sequence ATGAGGTTATTGGAGCGTTTTTCGAAGAAAACTACGGTTGGACAAGAAGTGCGGAACGTTCCGCAACATGTCGCAATTATTATGGATGGCAACGGTCGGTGGGCTCGAAAACGCGGTTTGCCGCGTACCGCCGGGCATCGTGCCGGGATGGAGCGGGTTCGCGATGCCATCGATGTCTGTTTGGAAACAAAGGTACCCTATTTGACGTTATATGCGTTTTCAACCGAAAATTGGCGAAGGCCGGTTGAAGAAGTCAGTGCGCTCATGGACCTTTTTTCCCAGGCTTTTCAGCACGAGGTTCAAGGGATACATCAAAAAGGAGTTCAAATCCGCTTTATTGGTTTGCGCGATGGATTAAGTCCCTCCATGGTTTCAGCTATGGATAAAGCGGAGCGGCTCACTGCTGGCAACCAGTTGCTGCATTTGAATGTGGCCTTGAATTACGGCGGGCGTGCCGAAATAGTATCCGCCATTACAACCATGGTTTCCGAGATCCAACAATCGAAATTGTCCATTGAGAAGATTACCGAGTCCGAATTCGCTAAATTTTTATTCACGTCCGGTCAGCCGGATCCCGATCTACTCATCAAGCCCGGGGGAGAATACCGCATCAGCAACTTCCTCATTTGGCAATTAGCGTATACGGAACTTTATTTTTCCGATACCTACTGGCCGGATTTCGGAAGAGATGAGCTTTTGAAGGCTTTCGCATTTTTCAGTGGCCGGGAACGACGATTTGGCGGAATAAGGGGAGGTGGATCGGAACGATGA
- a CDS encoding phosphatidate cytidylyltransferase — protein sequence MIQRIIWGFGGAFLLFGLIWAGQIYYTLAIGILVVLAILEYADLLKRQNFRPQTEVMLFISLSLLALIHVAASRYGPDPYETLRICERILTFGLIVAFIINFLMELLRGDPENGLVNAAVNLFGTVYIGFMFAYILLLRFIPGNDGLLFTLFTVLVTWANDTAAYFVGINFGKHKLSPRISPKKSVEGSIGGVLGGIIASLIIAGFSHRPFAQLVVMGILVVIAGQFGDLIESIIKRNAGVKDSGSFMPGHGGVLDRFDSLLIAGPVVYYLVTYITPYF from the coding sequence ATGATCCAGAGGATAATCTGGGGTTTTGGAGGAGCTTTCCTGCTTTTTGGGCTGATCTGGGCCGGCCAGATCTATTACACACTCGCCATCGGTATTCTAGTCGTATTAGCAATCCTGGAATATGCCGATCTGCTCAAACGCCAAAATTTCCGGCCTCAAACCGAAGTCATGCTCTTCATCTCATTATCCCTCCTCGCCCTGATCCATGTTGCAGCTAGCCGTTACGGCCCCGATCCCTATGAAACGCTGCGCATCTGCGAAAGGATCCTGACCTTTGGCTTGATTGTCGCTTTCATTATTAATTTTCTGATGGAGCTGTTGCGCGGGGATCCTGAAAATGGTCTGGTCAATGCGGCGGTGAATCTTTTCGGTACGGTCTATATTGGGTTTATGTTTGCATATATCTTATTGCTGAGATTTATCCCGGGGAATGATGGCTTGCTATTTACGCTCTTTACAGTGCTGGTGACCTGGGCTAATGACACGGCTGCTTATTTCGTCGGCATCAATTTCGGCAAACATAAGCTTTCGCCGCGAATTAGTCCGAAAAAAAGCGTTGAAGGTTCTATCGGGGGAGTTCTTGGGGGAATCATTGCCTCACTGATTATTGCGGGATTCAGCCATCGACCGTTTGCCCAACTCGTCGTGATGGGGATATTGGTGGTTATCGCCGGGCAATTCGGCGATCTGATCGAATCCATTATCAAACGAAATGCGGGAGTTAAAGACTCAGGTTCCTTTATGCCGGGTCATGGCGGTGTTCTGGACCGTTTTGACAGTCTGCTGATTGCCGGGCCGGTGGTATATTACCTGGTTACATACATTACGCCATATTTTTAA
- the tsf gene encoding translation elongation factor Ts, with product MAEISAAVVKELRERTGAGMMDCKRALSEMNGDLDKAIEFLREKGLAAAAKKAGRVAAEGLVSSLIRVDKKAGVLVEVNCETDFVAKNPDFQQFVNDVSQAVLDHAPADLEGLAGLTISSGKTVSETLTGLIATIGENMAVRRFARFELTENGAVDSYIHMGGKIGVLVEIGVSKAATAGDPDFAAFVKDMAMQVAAARPEYVKRDEVPASVLEQEKAIYKAQAMNEGKPEAIAEKIMVGRLDKFYKEVCLVEQLFIKDNDKTITKLIQELNAKLGEDIVIKRFARFEKGEGIEKKKDDFATEVMSQIKG from the coding sequence ATGGCTGAAATTTCTGCCGCCGTAGTGAAGGAGTTGCGTGAACGGACCGGCGCCGGAATGATGGATTGCAAAAGAGCGTTGTCCGAAATGAATGGGGATTTAGATAAAGCCATTGAGTTCCTGCGCGAAAAAGGCTTGGCAGCGGCCGCGAAGAAAGCCGGCCGGGTTGCCGCGGAGGGCTTGGTCAGTTCATTAATTCGCGTCGACAAAAAGGCCGGTGTTCTCGTTGAGGTCAACTGTGAAACGGATTTTGTCGCGAAGAATCCCGATTTTCAACAATTTGTGAACGATGTTTCTCAGGCTGTGCTCGATCACGCTCCGGCTGATCTTGAGGGTCTGGCCGGCTTGACAATCAGCAGCGGAAAAACAGTTTCCGAGACTTTGACCGGATTGATCGCGACCATTGGCGAAAACATGGCCGTACGGCGGTTTGCCCGTTTCGAATTGACCGAAAACGGCGCGGTCGATTCTTATATCCACATGGGTGGAAAGATCGGCGTACTGGTGGAGATCGGGGTTTCCAAAGCCGCCACTGCGGGCGACCCTGACTTTGCGGCTTTTGTGAAGGACATGGCGATGCAAGTGGCAGCCGCCCGGCCGGAATATGTGAAACGGGATGAAGTTCCGGCGTCAGTTCTAGAACAGGAAAAAGCAATTTACAAAGCCCAAGCCATGAATGAAGGCAAGCCCGAGGCGATTGCCGAGAAGATCATGGTAGGCCGTTTGGATAAGTTCTATAAGGAAGTCTGTTTGGTCGAGCAATTGTTCATCAAGGACAATGACAAGACCATTACCAAGCTCATTCAAGAGCTTAATGCCAAACTCGGTGAAGATATCGTCATTAAGCGCTTCGCCCGATTTGAAAAGGGCGAGGGCATCGAGAAGAAGAAGGACGATTTCGCCACTGAGGTTATGTCCCAGATCAAAGGCTAG
- the pyrH gene encoding UMP kinase translates to MTPKYKRIVLKLSGEALAGEKGFGIDQEVIETIARQTKEVNELGVQVAVVVGGGNFWRGAVGSHAGIDRSTADYMGMLATVINSLALQDGFERLGIATRVQTAIEMRQIAEPYIRRRAIRHLEKGRVVIFAAGTGNPYFSTDTAAALRAAEIEAEIILMAKKVDGVYSADPKIDPMAVRFEDLKFMEVLQQRLRVMDSTATSLCMDNQIPIVVFNLNEVGNIRRIVMGEKIGTFVRGED, encoded by the coding sequence ATGACGCCAAAATATAAAAGGATTGTGTTAAAACTCAGCGGTGAGGCACTCGCCGGTGAGAAGGGATTTGGAATTGACCAAGAAGTAATTGAAACGATAGCCCGCCAAACCAAAGAAGTGAATGAACTGGGCGTCCAGGTAGCGGTAGTGGTGGGAGGCGGCAATTTCTGGCGAGGCGCGGTAGGCAGCCATGCCGGGATCGACCGTTCAACCGCTGATTATATGGGAATGTTGGCCACGGTCATTAATTCCTTAGCCCTGCAGGATGGATTTGAAAGGCTCGGGATTGCGACAAGAGTTCAAACCGCCATTGAGATGCGGCAAATTGCCGAACCTTATATCCGGAGGCGCGCTATCCGCCATCTTGAGAAAGGCCGGGTGGTTATCTTCGCCGCGGGTACGGGAAACCCTTATTTTTCGACGGATACCGCCGCTGCCTTACGCGCGGCAGAAATCGAAGCCGAGATCATCTTGATGGCCAAAAAGGTGGACGGCGTGTATAGCGCCGATCCCAAGATCGATCCCATGGCAGTCCGGTTTGAAGACTTAAAGTTCATGGAAGTGTTGCAGCAGCGCTTAAGGGTTATGGATTCCACAGCCACTTCACTGTGCATGGATAATCAAATTCCGATCGTGGTTTTTAACCTCAATGAGGTTGGCAATATCCGGCGAATCGTAATGGGCGAAAAAATCGGAACGTTTGTGAGAGGGGAGGATTAG
- a CDS encoding AI-2E family transporter translates to MTQELRTIIWLAVVGSLLILGFRFLFPVFAPFLIGLLLACWIDPLVTRFEARFRIQRGFIIGVLLMSLTLLILAAVVLTVLALYQGAIELLPKMPLLINQLNHFFAHWVQVLPQFVVFFQPDIKNFQVIPESFNHILRSFMLWIMQLLPALPQIFFAVALGGITAFFLSRDKTRITRWFYRVLPPQWLPVVAELKHDMLDTMARYLRTELTLATITGFLTALALKFIGIPGVFTYAVLAGILDLIPVIGPGFVFFPLFFIDLIFGLYPRAVAFLVAYSLIVLIRQLLEVRFVGGNLNIHPLLALLIMYLGMKLYGFAGIFYAPAILIVLRSVYRTVSVNPKIIVTENSTKFFFNPTK, encoded by the coding sequence GTGACCCAAGAATTACGAACAATCATCTGGCTAGCGGTGGTAGGTTCCCTTTTAATCTTGGGTTTTCGTTTTTTATTCCCGGTCTTTGCGCCGTTTCTCATTGGATTACTGCTGGCCTGTTGGATTGATCCCTTGGTAACACGTTTTGAAGCCCGTTTTAGAATTCAGAGGGGCTTTATTATTGGTGTGCTGTTGATGAGTTTGACCCTGCTTATTCTCGCAGCAGTGGTTTTAACTGTTTTAGCGTTATACCAAGGGGCTATAGAGCTCTTGCCGAAAATGCCGCTCCTCATCAATCAACTCAACCATTTTTTTGCGCATTGGGTGCAAGTTTTGCCCCAGTTTGTTGTGTTTTTTCAGCCTGATATAAAAAATTTTCAGGTAATTCCGGAATCATTCAACCATATTCTACGTTCTTTTATGCTATGGATTATGCAATTATTACCGGCTTTGCCGCAGATATTTTTTGCCGTTGCTTTGGGTGGGATTACGGCATTTTTTTTAAGCCGGGATAAAACTCGAATTACCCGTTGGTTTTATCGGGTTTTACCGCCGCAATGGCTGCCGGTCGTAGCTGAACTGAAACATGACATGTTGGATACAATGGCCCGCTATCTGCGAACCGAGCTTACTCTGGCCACGATAACCGGTTTCCTGACGGCGTTGGCTTTGAAGTTCATTGGGATCCCCGGTGTTTTTACATATGCAGTGTTAGCTGGCATACTAGACTTAATTCCGGTGATCGGTCCAGGTTTCGTCTTTTTTCCGTTGTTCTTCATTGATCTGATTTTCGGCCTCTATCCCCGTGCCGTCGCTTTTTTGGTGGCTTACAGTTTGATTGTTTTAATCCGGCAGTTGCTTGAGGTAAGATTTGTAGGGGGTAATTTAAACATCCACCCGCTTTTGGCATTGCTAATCATGTATTTGGGCATGAAATTGTACGGCTTTGCCGGAATTTTTTATGCTCCAGCCATCTTAATCGTGCTACGTTCGGTATATCGCACTGTATCAGTCAATCCCAAAATCATCGTCACTGAAAACTCTACCAAATTTTTTTTCAATCCAACAAAGTAG
- the trxA gene encoding thioredoxin, which produces MTEMLNLTEQTFTAEVIRSDKTVLVDFWAPWCGPCRMVAPVLEDLAQEFDGRLKIVKVNVDENPNLAAEYGIMSIPTLLIFKDGRKVDSMVGAYPKPTITSKLQPWLA; this is translated from the coding sequence GTGACTGAAATGTTAAATTTGACGGAGCAGACTTTTACAGCGGAAGTGATTCGTTCCGATAAGACCGTCTTGGTTGATTTTTGGGCTCCCTGGTGCGGTCCATGCCGGATGGTCGCGCCGGTATTGGAGGATTTGGCGCAAGAATTCGATGGCCGGCTGAAGATCGTCAAAGTCAATGTCGATGAAAATCCGAATTTAGCCGCAGAGTATGGTATCATGTCCATTCCGACACTACTCATCTTCAAAGACGGGCGGAAGGTCGACAGCATGGTGGGCGCGTATCCGAAACCGACGATCACCAGTAAGTTACAACCGTGGCTGGCCTGA
- a CDS encoding glycosyltransferase family 2 protein, with amino-acid sequence MPQGDQPLLHQRGISLFFPAYNEEANVAVTIDKSLAVVEPLGCEYEIIVVDDGSKDRTSEVVSSYVRRNQHVVLQKHLKNQGYGGALQTGFLSCRYGLIFFSDCDLQFNLSELIGFIDVMEKDPTLDAVIGYRIRRVDSVIRKINAWGWNLWARLLFDLKFKDIDCAFKLLKKEVLEQIAIESTGALVSLELLAKIRNGGYRILEIGVHHYPRKEGRPTGAKLSVIFRAFYESFKLYGKIKSSKPKTT; translated from the coding sequence CGCAAGGAGACCAACCGCTACTTCATCAAAGAGGGATCAGCTTGTTTTTCCCAGCCTACAACGAAGAGGCGAATGTGGCTGTGACAATCGACAAATCCCTTGCTGTGGTTGAACCGCTCGGTTGCGAATATGAGATCATCGTTGTGGATGACGGCAGCAAGGATAGGACTTCCGAGGTTGTAAGCAGTTATGTGCGGCGGAATCAGCATGTTGTATTACAAAAGCATCTCAAGAATCAAGGCTATGGAGGAGCGTTACAAACCGGTTTTCTTAGCTGCCGTTACGGATTGATCTTCTTTTCCGATTGTGACTTGCAATTTAATCTAAGCGAATTGATTGGCTTTATCGATGTCATGGAAAAAGACCCGACGCTTGACGCAGTGATTGGTTACCGTATTCGGCGGGTCGATTCGGTCATCCGAAAGATAAATGCATGGGGGTGGAATCTCTGGGCACGTTTGCTTTTTGATCTGAAATTCAAAGATATCGATTGCGCCTTTAAACTATTAAAAAAGGAAGTTCTCGAACAGATCGCCATTGAATCAACCGGCGCCCTTGTTAGCCTGGAATTGTTAGCCAAGATTCGGAACGGCGGGTATCGGATACTGGAGATAGGGGTTCACCATTATCCTCGAAAAGAGGGAAGGCCGACGGGAGCAAAGCTCAGTGTCATTTTCCGGGCTTTTTATGAGTCCTTCAAATTGTACGGGAAGATTAAATCATCGAAACCGAAAACCACCTAA
- a CDS encoding ASKHA domain-containing protein yields the protein METFNVNLTNQNRVVPGKKGITVGELLRSYASQFGFPCNGNGTCGKCRVRVEGEVSPPTENETRLLSAAELAGGVRLACQTVLRGPAAIEFAEPSGGQILTEGAGEAVALNPLWESKALAAPADWEECARQLNLSCPPERVALEAIANAAPASTVMLEFFNGRIIGAINAVEPEVKYGAAIDIGTTTVAAYLVNLGTGAVENKASCYNPQARYGADVISRIQHAAEPAGLEELHRSIIGAVNELIGQLIRSNHLGTEQIIQLNCVGNSCMLHLLVGINPAALGKAPFRPVFTSLLILTPSELEIAMNPKGAVFILPGIGGHVGSDISAGALVCQLDPHRKELLLDIGTNGEIVLAGNGDLFACSTAAGPAFEGGRLSCGMMALPGAVTDIGYHGSELQVRTVANQPPLGICGSGLVRIVAELFKRGVITGSGGFANDCVDPNLDLQAKRYYLTRDENRPVYLSQEDIRSFQLGKAAIRCGIELMLRRAGILASELETIYIAGAFGNFLDVADLILLGLIPEVPPQRVRTVGNTAGVGAVQCLISKIRLQELLAKTRSIQDVNLAEEPDFMDIFTDSMLFGEE from the coding sequence ATGGAAACGTTCAACGTAAATTTGACAAACCAAAATCGGGTTGTTCCGGGCAAAAAAGGAATAACCGTTGGCGAATTGCTCCGTTCCTATGCTTCTCAATTCGGCTTTCCCTGCAATGGCAATGGCACCTGCGGGAAATGCCGCGTGAGAGTTGAAGGCGAAGTGAGCCCGCCCACTGAGAATGAGACCCGGCTTTTAAGTGCGGCAGAACTAGCCGGAGGAGTCAGGTTGGCATGTCAAACCGTGCTCCGCGGACCGGCGGCTATCGAATTCGCCGAACCGTCCGGAGGGCAGATTCTTACCGAGGGAGCCGGTGAAGCGGTTGCCCTCAATCCGCTCTGGGAAAGCAAAGCGCTGGCCGCCCCGGCCGATTGGGAAGAGTGCGCGCGCCAACTTAACCTCAGCTGTCCGCCGGAGCGGGTCGCCCTTGAAGCCATCGCCAATGCCGCGCCGGCTTCCACGGTGATGTTGGAATTTTTTAACGGCCGGATCATTGGAGCTATCAATGCTGTTGAACCGGAGGTAAAGTATGGCGCGGCCATCGATATCGGGACCACCACCGTCGCCGCTTACCTGGTCAATCTCGGCACGGGTGCGGTGGAGAATAAAGCATCATGCTACAATCCACAAGCCCGCTATGGCGCGGATGTGATTTCCCGCATCCAGCATGCGGCCGAACCGGCAGGATTGGAAGAATTGCACCGCTCCATTATTGGCGCTGTCAATGAGCTGATCGGTCAGTTGATTCGCTCCAATCATTTGGGCACCGAACAGATTATCCAACTCAATTGTGTGGGAAACAGTTGCATGCTCCATCTGCTGGTTGGAATCAACCCTGCCGCCTTGGGAAAGGCGCCGTTTCGTCCGGTCTTTACGAGCCTTTTGATTCTAACTCCGTCCGAATTGGAAATCGCCATGAACCCCAAGGGCGCCGTTTTTATCCTGCCGGGGATCGGCGGGCATGTCGGATCCGATATTTCCGCAGGAGCATTGGTTTGCCAATTGGACCCCCATCGCAAAGAACTCTTGCTGGATATCGGCACCAATGGTGAAATCGTCCTGGCGGGGAACGGGGATTTATTTGCATGCTCTACAGCGGCCGGGCCGGCTTTTGAAGGCGGCCGGCTCTCCTGCGGAATGATGGCGCTGCCCGGCGCGGTTACTGACATCGGTTATCACGGTTCGGAGCTTCAGGTCCGAACCGTCGCCAATCAGCCGCCCTTGGGAATTTGCGGTTCCGGTCTGGTGCGCATCGTGGCTGAGCTCTTCAAACGGGGAGTGATCACCGGAAGCGGCGGTTTTGCCAACGATTGCGTCGATCCGAACCTCGATCTCCAAGCGAAACGGTATTATCTTACGCGAGACGAGAACCGGCCGGTTTATCTTTCGCAGGAAGATATCCGCAGTTTTCAATTGGGAAAGGCCGCCATCCGTTGCGGCATCGAACTGATGCTCCGCCGCGCGGGGATTCTTGCTTCCGAACTCGAAACCATCTATATTGCCGGGGCTTTCGGGAATTTCCTGGATGTGGCCGATCTGATTTTGCTCGGTTTGATCCCGGAGGTGCCGCCACAGCGCGTGAGAACGGTCGGAAATACGGCAGGGGTAGGAGCCGTACAATGTTTGATTTCGAAAATCCGCCTTCAGGAACTGCTCGCCAAAACTCGCTCGATTCAAGATGTCAACCTGGCGGAGGAGCCGGATTTCATGGATATTTTCACGGACTCCATGCTGTTTGGAGAGGAATAA
- the rpsB gene encoding 30S ribosomal protein S2 codes for MAVISMKQLLEAGVHFGHQTRRWNPKMAQYIFTERNGIYIIDLQKTVKKVEEAYSFARSVIENGETILFVGTKKQAQDAIKEEAERCGMPYVSQRWLGGTLTNFKTIRSRIDRLRKIEQMEQDGSFEALPKKEVLEIQKERVRLERFLSGIRNMHKLPGAIFVVDPRKERIAVAEGRKLGIPLIGIVDTNCDPDEIDAVIPGNDDAIRAVKLLAGKIADAVIEARQGEQLAEATTNAETQEPVSDIELVEEV; via the coding sequence GTGGCTGTGATTTCCATGAAGCAATTATTGGAAGCCGGCGTGCATTTTGGTCACCAGACGAGACGTTGGAACCCGAAGATGGCTCAGTACATCTTCACCGAAAGAAATGGCATTTACATCATTGATTTGCAGAAAACTGTCAAGAAGGTTGAGGAAGCCTATTCTTTCGCCCGTTCGGTTATTGAGAACGGAGAAACAATTCTGTTCGTAGGCACGAAAAAACAGGCGCAGGACGCCATCAAAGAGGAAGCCGAGCGTTGCGGGATGCCGTATGTGTCCCAACGCTGGCTGGGCGGAACGCTCACCAACTTCAAAACGATTCGGTCCCGGATCGATCGGTTGCGCAAAATCGAGCAGATGGAGCAAGACGGTTCTTTTGAGGCCCTTCCCAAGAAAGAAGTCCTTGAGATCCAAAAAGAGCGGGTTCGTTTGGAAAGATTCCTCTCCGGCATCCGCAACATGCACAAACTGCCGGGCGCCATTTTTGTGGTGGATCCCCGAAAAGAGCGCATCGCGGTAGCCGAAGGCAGGAAATTAGGAATTCCCTTGATCGGAATTGTGGATACCAACTGCGATCCCGATGAGATCGATGCGGTGATTCCCGGCAATGATGACGCCATCCGAGCCGTGAAATTGCTGGCCGGCAAAATCGCCGACGCGGTGATTGAAGCCAGGCAAGGAGAGCAATTAGCTGAGGCCACCACCAATGCTGAAACCCAAGAACCAGTTTCCGACATCGAGTTGGTTGAAGAGGTATAA